One Algibacter sp. L3A6 genomic region harbors:
- a CDS encoding ABC-three component system middle component 1: MTFSQIKINNPDFDIENCRTYHYKNEDRFQLNIFFIEANVNIIKNEWKRFSKMIALNYQNAEYMSSSEFDRWNFYIVYLLNESIPKELKAQIENDKFSSRKIVEDSYGNEFNDDVANRLIIKHITNTDLKEIVDATDQVSISEYIPKNIELWNLLTKKEKVIGAAREVQKEIVQKINAL, encoded by the coding sequence ATGACTTTTTCACAAATTAAAATAAACAACCCTGACTTTGATATTGAAAATTGTAGAACATATCATTATAAAAATGAGGATCGTTTTCAATTAAACATATTTTTTATTGAAGCTAACGTAAACATCATAAAAAATGAATGGAAAAGGTTTTCCAAAATGATAGCTTTAAATTATCAAAACGCTGAATATATGTCAAGTAGTGAGTTTGATCGATGGAATTTTTATATTGTTTATTTATTAAACGAAAGTATTCCAAAAGAACTTAAAGCACAAATTGAAAATGATAAATTTTCAAGTAGAAAAATTGTTGAGGATTCTTATGGCAATGAATTTAATGATGATGTCGCGAATCGTTTAATTATAAAACATATTACAAACACTGACCTGAAAGAAATTGTAGATGCTACTGATCAAGTATCAATCTCAGAATATATTCCTAAAAATATAGAACTATGGAATTTACTTACCAAAAAAGAAAAAGTAATTGGTGCTGCTAGGGAAGTTCAAAAAGAAATCGTTCAGAAAATAAATGCATTATGA
- a CDS encoding ABC-three component system protein, whose product MDENDLKRYTVILGEGSGVLFQPLDETKTYILSAKHIFHKVIPNDSGPDTKELKKNINCSFSDNQNEPNEIEIINNENYFEHSDENVDAAILILNENLGLNQIFIDEKTTGFNGYNLTGYPESKRKANDKYDKQLISDLNSYNDSLISLRLVVNHLDHEQISGFSGGGIIKINEDSLLLAGIQSKTPNGPCNGEIQIVPIKRFDEIIIENDLPKLLPNFLSNIDELKKIITTFDQTVPTLKPKLQIALWKQFREVKCDLKDIYKSNYINKLSISNSGLKSKQFWVYFLEYALIISLLEESDFNEELLLEMNKKRKFIYSDSDKDIYGLYEDILLYASDDIDDQCQILVGTKKLPTTARTRRMSTSKVPTNIANVDDYETIDRILMRSKIKEIIHLKAIELDCININDELLDKFEHDQFENILTEIKRLVYDFFTN is encoded by the coding sequence ATGGATGAAAACGATTTAAAAAGATATACTGTCATTTTAGGTGAAGGTAGTGGGGTTTTATTTCAACCATTAGATGAAACTAAAACTTATATACTTTCAGCGAAACATATTTTTCATAAAGTTATTCCCAATGATAGTGGACCGGACACAAAAGAATTAAAAAAGAATATTAATTGCTCTTTTTCAGATAATCAGAACGAGCCTAATGAAATTGAAATTATAAATAACGAAAATTATTTTGAACATTCTGATGAAAATGTCGATGCCGCTATTTTAATCTTAAATGAAAACCTGGGCTTAAATCAAATTTTTATAGATGAAAAAACAACAGGCTTTAATGGTTATAATTTAACAGGATATCCTGAAAGCAAGCGTAAAGCAAATGATAAATATGACAAACAATTAATAAGTGATTTAAACAGTTATAATGATAGTTTAATATCCTTAAGGTTAGTTGTTAATCATTTAGATCATGAACAAATTAGTGGTTTTTCAGGAGGAGGAATTATAAAAATAAATGAAGACAGCTTATTGTTAGCAGGTATTCAAAGTAAAACACCAAATGGACCTTGTAATGGTGAAATACAAATTGTACCAATTAAAAGGTTTGATGAAATTATAATTGAAAATGATTTACCAAAATTATTGCCAAATTTCTTATCTAATATTGATGAATTAAAAAAAATAATTACAACTTTTGACCAAACTGTACCCACTTTAAAACCTAAATTACAAATTGCTTTATGGAAACAATTTCGAGAAGTTAAATGTGATTTAAAAGATATATATAAGAGTAACTATATAAATAAATTATCTATTTCTAATTCGGGATTAAAAAGCAAACAGTTTTGGGTTTATTTTCTAGAGTATGCTTTGATAATTAGCTTACTTGAAGAAAGTGATTTTAATGAAGAGTTATTATTGGAAATGAATAAAAAACGAAAGTTTATTTATTCTGACTCTGATAAGGATATTTATGGTTTATACGAAGATATTTTATTGTATGCTTCCGATGATATTGATGATCAATGTCAAATATTAGTTGGAACAAAAAAACTCCCTACAACAGCAAGAACAAGAAGGATGTCTACTTCTAAAGTTCCAACAAATATTGCAAATGTTGATGATTATGAAACAATAGATAGAATTCTTATGCGTAGTAAAATTAAAGAGATCATTCATCTCAAAGCTATAGAATTAGATTGTATAAATATAAACGACGAATTATTAGATAAATTTGAGCACGATCAATTTGAAAATATTTTAACTGAAATAAAACGACTGGTATATGACTTTTTCACAAATTAA
- a CDS encoding ComEC/Rec2 family competence protein has translation MKIKFLKAFNGDSIWISFKDNGTHKNILIDGGVGDTYKSTSNVKGELFSLIEQIKKDKQFIDLLILTHFDDDHIGGVLRWMNKDKEASKLIKKVWFNSGKEIAKKFESDENKELDIEIIDGADDFHTSPKQGIKFEKYLRDNNLWEGKIIEQGGEFDIFGLQFKILSPNKEKLDKLLKLYKKQKDYFTSGGEFDFQTSLKEFIDEENKPGFKFKEETRVANGSSIALIMENKGKSYLFLGDAHPSVVVEGLNNFGYNKNNVLNAEFMKVSHHGSKYNTSKELLEIVRTDKYIISSNATKHGLPNKRTIARIINNNPDAFIYFNYNLKDDIFSEQDWIDYPSFKSKMQNDF, from the coding sequence ATGAAAATCAAATTTTTAAAAGCTTTTAATGGTGATTCAATATGGATTTCCTTCAAGGATAATGGAACTCACAAAAACATATTAATTGATGGAGGTGTTGGTGATACTTATAAGAGTACATCAAATGTGAAAGGTGAATTATTTAGTTTAATTGAACAAATTAAAAAAGATAAGCAATTCATAGACCTTCTTATTTTAACCCATTTTGATGACGACCATATTGGAGGTGTTTTGAGGTGGATGAATAAAGATAAAGAAGCTTCAAAACTAATAAAAAAAGTCTGGTTTAATTCAGGAAAAGAAATAGCAAAGAAGTTTGAAAGTGATGAAAATAAAGAATTGGATATTGAAATAATTGATGGAGCAGATGATTTTCACACAAGTCCTAAACAAGGAATCAAATTTGAAAAGTATCTTCGAGACAATAATTTATGGGAAGGGAAAATTATTGAACAAGGCGGAGAATTTGATATATTTGGCTTACAATTCAAAATTTTGTCTCCAAACAAAGAGAAATTAGATAAACTTTTGAAATTGTATAAAAAACAAAAAGATTATTTCACAAGTGGTGGTGAATTTGATTTTCAAACTTCTTTAAAAGAATTTATTGATGAAGAAAATAAACCTGGTTTTAAATTCAAAGAAGAGACAAGGGTTGCCAATGGAAGCTCTATCGCTTTAATAATGGAAAACAAAGGTAAAAGCTATCTTTTCTTAGGTGACGCTCACCCATCAGTAGTTGTAGAAGGCTTGAATAATTTTGGCTACAATAAAAATAATGTATTAAATGCTGAATTTATGAAAGTGTCTCATCACGGGAGTAAATACAACACAAGCAAGGAATTATTAGAAATTGTAAGAACTGATAAATACATAATAAGTTCAAATGCGACTAAACACGGACTACCAAATAAAAGAACTATTGCAAGAATTATCAATAACAATCCTGATGCTTTTATATATTTCAATTATAATTTAAAGGATGACATTTTTTCTGAGCAAGATTGGATAGATTACCCTTCTTTTAAATCTAAAATGCAAAATGATTTTTAA
- a CDS encoding T9SS type A sorting domain-containing protein has product MKKLLFSLLFLLFILPNLFSQCPNTEIVLTTQQQIDDFAINYPNCAQINDDLVIKGSSDIQNLNGLIDITLIEGDLIIGENSIGTTTSLINLNGLESLVTINGDLIIQRNNQIQSLLGLNNLIEIGGVFKLNSNQELLSLDGLSVLNSVHGLFITLNNKLNSIEALSSLNVIESNPYNNAFLISRNDSLTSLEGLDSVHTIDGSAVISDNGLLNLYGLRNLKRVNGYLSIESSEFLLNLNGLENLERIAGRFRIAFNTAMLNLEGLDNLKRVEGELEIHQNALVNLNGCKIEHVEKLNIFNSNHLIDLTGLEGLTSINGDVIIKFNDALVNLMGLNNLKSIGGEFIIYLNKSLIDLQGLEALEEVSPLGAMPFEIKYNDNLQTLRGLNSLKTVGNDLYIAYNNELTQLNTLQNLEYVGEIFTVAGNDKLINIDGLEKITTLNIMSIIGNDSLVHIEGLKNLTSVNSLSISYNLSLETLNALSNLNAVNGLVINTNSSLLNLEGLEGLDSIGGSLSITNNENLENLVGLDNLEFIEGNFNLNNNIKLESVNTLSKLNKVDAKLSIDANDSLLTLEGFKALNSINGELIITENGSLESLSGIQNIHNESITKLTIKNNINLSLCETINVCNYLTSNAEYIIENNSQGCNSSEEIIALCGDEFNTITGQILYDINDNGCDVDDIHVKNTLVYTSNDLTSYSTITDDAGVYVLYVEEGSFTTTAFVNDEYFEIFPQEYTSNFENLIRDETVDFCLTEKQIARDIAVTLIPLKEARAGFDISYELIYENLGTSIEEGSIILEYENSQLSYINASVYEDSQSTGLLTWGFQDLLPFEQKSITVNFNIFTPPTVNNGDILTLTASTGISFEDFDLDNNTFELQQTIIGSYDPNDKTVLEGNEVFIEQADKYLHYIINFQNIGTASAINVRIEDIIDEKLDRKTFQILTSSHEGLFTSLKDNKITFLFEEINLNYKDDNEEESKGFVVFRIKPEKEVNVGDIILGQASIFFDFNQPIITNTVSTTFIEQALSITEESIQNIRLFPSPSNSKISIQYEGLILQFKIYNTAGKLCLENSDNKGIESIDIRKLSQGIYFIKLMDQSQMETVLRFVKN; this is encoded by the coding sequence ATGAAAAAACTATTATTTTCTTTACTTTTCCTACTATTTATTTTACCAAACTTATTTTCCCAATGTCCAAATACGGAAATTGTTTTAACCACACAACAGCAAATCGATGATTTTGCAATAAACTATCCTAACTGTGCTCAAATTAATGATGATTTAGTCATAAAAGGTAGTAGTGATATACAAAACCTAAATGGGCTAATTGACATAACACTTATAGAAGGCGATTTAATTATTGGCGAAAATTCTATTGGAACAACAACATCTTTAATTAACCTCAATGGATTAGAATCGCTTGTAACAATAAATGGCGACCTAATTATCCAAAGAAATAACCAAATACAGTCCTTACTAGGATTAAATAATTTAATTGAAATTGGAGGGGTATTTAAGCTTAATTCAAACCAAGAGTTACTTAGTTTAGATGGCTTATCCGTTTTAAATTCGGTACATGGATTATTTATAACTTTAAATAATAAGTTAAATAGTATTGAAGCCTTAAGTAGCTTAAACGTTATAGAATCTAACCCATACAATAACGCATTTTTAATTTCAAGAAATGATTCTTTAACGAGTCTAGAAGGTTTAGATTCTGTTCACACAATTGATGGTAGTGCTGTAATTAGTGATAATGGTCTTCTAAATTTATATGGATTGCGTAATTTAAAAAGGGTTAATGGTTATTTAAGCATTGAATCTAGTGAGTTTTTATTGAATTTAAATGGATTAGAAAATTTAGAACGGATTGCGGGGCGTTTTAGAATAGCCTTTAATACGGCAATGCTAAACTTAGAAGGATTGGATAATTTAAAGCGTGTAGAAGGTGAATTAGAAATTCATCAAAATGCTTTAGTAAACCTAAATGGTTGTAAGATTGAGCATGTCGAAAAATTAAATATTTTTAATTCTAACCATTTAATTGACCTTACCGGATTAGAAGGACTTACGAGTATTAATGGAGATGTAATTATTAAATTTAATGATGCCCTAGTGAATTTAATGGGGTTAAATAATCTTAAGAGTATAGGAGGAGAGTTTATTATTTATCTAAACAAATCTCTGATAGACTTGCAAGGCTTAGAAGCATTAGAAGAAGTTAGTCCGCTTGGAGCAATGCCTTTTGAAATAAAATATAACGACAATTTGCAAACCCTAAGAGGTTTAAATTCGTTAAAAACGGTTGGAAATGATTTATATATAGCGTATAACAATGAATTAACTCAATTAAACACGCTTCAAAATTTAGAGTATGTAGGAGAAATATTTACCGTTGCTGGTAATGATAAATTAATCAATATAGATGGTTTAGAAAAGATAACCACCCTAAATATAATGAGCATTATTGGAAATGATTCCTTGGTGCATATAGAAGGTCTTAAAAATTTAACATCAGTAAACAGCCTCAGTATTAGTTATAACTTGAGTTTAGAAACTTTAAATGCACTTTCTAATCTCAATGCAGTTAATGGATTGGTTATTAACACCAATAGTTCTTTATTAAATTTAGAAGGATTAGAAGGATTAGACTCAATTGGTGGTTCGTTATCAATAACAAATAATGAGAATCTTGAAAATTTAGTAGGTCTTGACAATTTGGAATTTATAGAGGGAAATTTTAATCTTAATAATAATATTAAACTAGAATCCGTAAATACACTTTCCAAACTGAATAAAGTAGACGCTAAATTATCCATCGACGCTAATGATTCACTACTTACTTTAGAGGGCTTCAAAGCTCTGAATTCAATTAACGGAGAGTTAATAATAACCGAAAACGGTAGTCTCGAAAGTCTATCTGGCATTCAAAATATTCATAACGAGTCAATAACAAAATTAACTATAAAAAACAATATAAATTTGTCTCTCTGTGAGACAATTAATGTATGTAATTACCTAACAAGTAATGCAGAATATATAATTGAGAATAATTCACAAGGATGCAATAGTTCTGAAGAAATAATAGCTTTATGCGGAGATGAGTTCAATACAATAACTGGTCAAATTTTATACGATATTAATGATAACGGTTGCGATGTTGATGATATTCATGTCAAGAATACGTTAGTTTATACCAGTAATGACTTAACATCATATTCTACTATAACCGATGATGCAGGGGTATATGTGCTTTATGTAGAAGAAGGAAGTTTTACAACTACAGCATTTGTAAATGACGAATATTTTGAAATATTTCCGCAAGAATATACCTCCAATTTTGAAAACCTTATACGAGACGAAACTGTTGATTTTTGTTTAACCGAAAAGCAAATCGCAAGAGATATTGCTGTAACATTGATTCCACTAAAGGAAGCAAGGGCAGGGTTTGATATTAGTTATGAATTGATTTATGAGAATCTTGGAACATCTATTGAAGAAGGTTCTATCATACTAGAATATGAAAATTCCCAGCTTAGTTATATAAATGCATCTGTCTATGAAGACTCGCAAAGTACAGGTCTATTAACATGGGGTTTTCAAGATTTATTGCCATTTGAACAAAAAAGTATTACTGTCAATTTTAACATTTTTACACCTCCAACAGTAAACAATGGTGATATCCTAACTCTAACTGCAAGTACAGGAATCTCATTTGAAGATTTTGACCTCGATAACAATACATTTGAGCTTCAACAAACTATAATAGGTTCTTATGACCCAAATGATAAAACTGTATTAGAAGGTAATGAAGTTTTTATTGAACAGGCCGATAAATACTTGCATTATATAATTAATTTTCAAAATATTGGTACAGCTTCTGCAATCAATGTGAGGATAGAGGACATAATAGATGAAAAACTAGACAGAAAGACATTTCAAATCCTCACATCTAGTCATGAAGGCTTATTTACTTCATTAAAAGATAATAAAATTACTTTTTTGTTTGAAGAAATCAATTTAAATTATAAAGATGACAACGAAGAAGAGAGTAAAGGTTTTGTAGTCTTTAGGATAAAACCTGAAAAAGAAGTTAATGTTGGAGATATTATTTTAGGTCAAGCAAGCATATTTTTTGATTTTAATCAGCCTATTATAACGAATACAGTATCAACAACTTTTATTGAACAGGCCTTAAGTATTACTGAAGAATCCATCCAAAACATACGTTTATTTCCTTCGCCATCTAATAGCAAAATATCTATACAATATGAAGGGTTGATATTACAATTTAAGATATACAATACTGCGGGAAAATTGTGTTTAGAAAACAGTGATAATAAAGGCATAGAAAGTATAGATATAAGAAAATTATCGCAAGGGATATATTTTATAAAATTAATGGATCAAAGCCAAATGGAAACAGTATTGCGCTTTGTGAAAAATTAA
- a CDS encoding DUF6642 family protein has protein sequence MLEKRQQLPQEQLIDTDYFIYCLEAVEDVEIDTVTEAQKKLDQLTSQYGVASIYNTCDTIEGLEDNLNALVLGDHNFKDYEIIYLIITGEANSICLNDYYYSLQEIAEIFEGRLDGKILHFSNAKVLDLDEEEAQYFLDITGARGISGYGNVSNGITSSSLDIAFFNLFNEDDNMLDVVEELHQRHYKLCKLLDFRLYY, from the coding sequence TTGTTAGAAAAAAGACAGCAATTACCCCAAGAACAATTAATAGATACCGATTATTTTATTTACTGTTTAGAAGCAGTTGAGGATGTAGAAATAGATACCGTTACCGAAGCTCAAAAAAAATTAGATCAATTAACCTCGCAATACGGTGTAGCTAGTATTTATAACACCTGCGACACCATTGAAGGATTAGAAGACAACTTAAACGCCTTGGTTTTAGGTGATCATAATTTTAAAGATTACGAAATAATTTACTTGATTATTACAGGTGAAGCTAATAGTATTTGTTTAAACGACTATTACTATAGTCTACAAGAAATTGCAGAAATTTTTGAAGGACGATTGGACGGAAAGATTTTACATTTTTCCAACGCAAAAGTTTTAGATTTAGACGAAGAAGAAGCTCAATATTTTTTAGACATCACTGGAGCAAGAGGTATTTCAGGATACGGTAATGTATCTAATGGAATAACCAGCTCAAGTCTAGATATCGCATTCTTTAACTTATTTAACGAAGATGATAACATGCTAGATGTTGTAGAAGAATTGCATCAAAGACATTACAAACTTTGTAAACTACTTGATTTTAGGTTGTATTATTAA
- a CDS encoding FAD-binding domain-containing protein, with protein MRNNANTEVCFPTEIEAIIERIVAIDPVGYSKSRNYIDGAVSYLSPYISRGVISTKFVYQELLKRGFNPNTILKFIQELAWRDYWQHVWIAKGDAINKDLKQTQTPVITYGISKSLTDGTTGIKAIDIGVKQLNSTGYIHNHLRMYIASMSCNIAQNHWLHPAKWMYYHLLDADWASNALSWQWVAGANSNKKYYANQENINNFCYTEQTDTFLDVSYNEFENLSIPEVLTFSEQLDLKTPLPESKTIIINEELPTLIYNFYNLDPVWKNDESANRILLLEPSHFEAYPVSKKTIDFIIGLSKNIENIQIFVGEFNELTLLYRLENIYYKEHPLNVHYQGVEEQRDWMFDVKGYYPSFFAFWKKCKKEIIF; from the coding sequence ATGAGAAATAATGCCAATACGGAAGTCTGTTTTCCAACAGAAATTGAAGCTATAATAGAGAGAATAGTAGCCATAGATCCTGTGGGTTACAGCAAATCTAGAAATTATATAGATGGTGCAGTAAGTTATTTATCTCCTTATATTTCTCGTGGTGTGATTTCTACAAAATTTGTGTATCAAGAATTATTAAAGCGAGGTTTTAATCCAAATACTATATTAAAATTTATTCAAGAATTAGCATGGCGGGACTACTGGCAGCACGTTTGGATTGCAAAAGGTGATGCTATAAATAAAGATTTAAAACAAACGCAAACTCCGGTTATAACATACGGGATTTCTAAAAGTTTAACCGATGGAACAACAGGTATTAAGGCTATAGATATTGGTGTAAAGCAACTTAACAGCACAGGCTATATCCATAACCATTTAAGAATGTACATAGCTTCTATGTCTTGCAACATTGCTCAAAATCATTGGTTGCATCCGGCTAAATGGATGTATTATCATTTATTAGATGCAGATTGGGCTAGTAATGCGCTAAGTTGGCAATGGGTTGCTGGTGCAAATAGCAATAAGAAGTATTATGCCAATCAAGAAAATATTAATAACTTTTGTTATACCGAGCAAACGGATACGTTTCTCGATGTATCTTACAATGAATTTGAAAATTTATCGATACCTGAGGTGTTAACATTTTCAGAACAATTAGATTTAAAAACACCACTTCCAGAATCTAAAACTATAATTATAAATGAGGAGTTACCAACACTAATTTATAATTTTTATAACTTAGATCCGGTTTGGAAAAACGACGAATCTGCCAATCGAATTCTCTTACTGGAACCCTCACATTTTGAGGCTTATCCCGTATCTAAAAAAACTATTGATTTTATAATTGGTCTCTCAAAAAACATAGAAAACATCCAAATATTTGTAGGTGAATTTAATGAACTTACATTGTTATACCGTTTAGAAAATATATATTACAAAGAGCATCCTTTAAATGTACATTATCAAGGTGTCGAGGAGCAAAGAGATTGGATGTTTGATGTAAAAGGCTACTACCCTTCTTTCTTTGCCTTTTGGAAAAAATGTAAAAAAGAAATTATATTCTAA
- a CDS encoding NAD(P)/FAD-dependent oxidoreductase, which yields MNKQDCKIHIIGAGVSGLIASKVLEDHGYKPVIIEATDRVGGRVKTDIVDGYQLDLGFQVLLTAYPSAQKHLNFEALELQHFLPGATIFNNGSRKTIGDPLREISLLFPTLLSGIGTFSDKLKILKLNSLLKKTSINEIFDKPEKTTLQYLIDFGFSQDMITLFFKPFFSGILLEPNLGTSSRMFEFVYKMFGEGFASLPKAGIEAIPMQLKSNLKQTTFKFNTKVKAIDTGTILLENGAELQSDYTIIAADASALLVNLKKHETEWKSCDALYFETSTRSIKKPLIGLITKEDALINNIFYHTSILSKSKGAKELLSVTVVKEHNLSSEALKIRVQQELQQYCGIEAHALIKHYVIPKALPKLDELQYERPISEIEKTSRVFLAGDTQLNGSLNAAMMSGEQAALSVLQSFKSSLTNSET from the coding sequence ATGAACAAGCAAGATTGTAAAATACATATTATTGGTGCTGGAGTGAGTGGCCTGATAGCTTCAAAGGTTTTGGAAGATCATGGCTATAAACCTGTAATAATCGAAGCTACAGATCGTGTTGGAGGACGCGTTAAAACAGATATAGTTGATGGTTATCAATTAGATCTTGGATTTCAAGTTTTACTCACAGCCTATCCTAGTGCCCAAAAACACTTAAATTTTGAAGCTTTAGAGTTACAGCATTTTCTTCCTGGTGCTACTATTTTTAATAATGGAAGCAGAAAAACTATTGGAGATCCTTTAAGGGAAATATCTTTGCTTTTTCCAACTTTGCTATCAGGTATAGGAACGTTTTCAGATAAATTAAAAATTTTAAAATTAAATAGTCTTCTGAAAAAAACTTCTATTAATGAAATTTTCGATAAACCAGAAAAAACAACACTTCAATATTTAATAGATTTTGGGTTTTCTCAAGACATGATAACGCTCTTTTTTAAACCTTTTTTTAGTGGTATACTTTTAGAGCCTAACCTAGGAACATCTAGTAGAATGTTTGAGTTTGTCTACAAAATGTTTGGTGAAGGTTTTGCTTCCTTACCTAAGGCCGGTATTGAAGCTATACCAATGCAATTAAAATCTAATTTAAAACAGACTACATTTAAATTTAACACAAAGGTTAAAGCTATAGATACTGGTACAATTTTATTAGAAAATGGAGCGGAATTACAAAGCGATTACACCATAATTGCAGCCGATGCTAGCGCACTTTTGGTGAATCTAAAAAAGCACGAGACTGAATGGAAATCTTGTGACGCACTGTATTTTGAAACAAGCACTAGAAGTATAAAAAAACCGCTAATTGGCCTTATAACGAAAGAAGATGCACTTATTAATAATATATTTTATCACACAAGTATTTTATCAAAATCTAAAGGTGCGAAAGAATTATTATCTGTTACTGTTGTAAAAGAGCATAATTTGTCTTCTGAAGCTTTAAAAATACGAGTTCAACAAGAGTTACAACAGTATTGCGGTATAGAAGCACATGCTCTTATAAAACATTATGTAATACCAAAAGCATTGCCAAAACTAGATGAATTACAGTATGAAAGACCTATCTCCGAAATTGAAAAAACGAGTCGTGTTTTTCTAGCTGGTGACACGCAATTAAACGGTTCGTTAAACGCCGCAATGATGTCTGGTGAGCAAGCCGCTTTAAGTGTATTACAATCATTTAAATCTAGTTTAACCAATTCAGAAACTTAA
- a CDS encoding DoxX family protein, with protein MEYLIIIIKIAIALSIINVWLFRINKSTSWRGNNASSMKEEFKSYGLPEWLMYVVGSLKLLFSLGLLVSIFYSSLAAPSAFGIAFLMLIAIIMHIKIGDPIKKSLPAFIFLSLSLIVALV; from the coding sequence ATGGAATATTTAATAATTATAATCAAAATTGCAATCGCCCTAAGCATAATCAACGTATGGCTATTTCGTATTAATAAATCTACAAGCTGGAGAGGAAATAATGCTAGTAGCATGAAAGAAGAATTTAAAAGCTACGGTTTACCAGAGTGGTTAATGTATGTTGTTGGAAGTTTAAAACTACTATTCTCTTTAGGTCTTTTGGTGTCTATATTCTATAGTTCGCTAGCAGCACCATCGGCATTTGGAATTGCATTTTTAATGCTTATAGCTATAATAATGCATATAAAAATAGGTGATCCTATTAAAAAATCTTTACCTGCATTTATATTTTTATCACTATCCCTAATTGTTGCTTTGGTGTAA
- a CDS encoding DoxX family protein, producing MKVLHTTLIILSAISFLFYGHSCLFSDKMKQEFLRFQLSEKQRKITGILQILAGLALLYSFVNPLLGVIATAGLTIQMLLGFLVRLKIKDPFILALPSFVFMIFNGYLFFYFLKIYL from the coding sequence TTGAAAGTTCTACATACTACTTTAATTATTTTATCGGCAATCTCCTTTTTATTTTATGGACACAGCTGTTTGTTTTCTGATAAAATGAAGCAGGAGTTTTTACGTTTTCAGTTGAGTGAGAAGCAACGAAAAATAACGGGTATTTTACAAATATTAGCCGGGCTCGCCCTTCTATACAGTTTTGTAAATCCATTATTGGGTGTTATCGCTACGGCGGGACTAACGATACAAATGTTATTAGGTTTTCTGGTAAGATTGAAAATTAAAGATCCATTTATACTAGCATTACCTTCATTTGTGTTTATGATTTTTAACGGCTATTTATTTTTCTATTTTTTAAAAATTTATCTTTAA
- the lexA gene encoding transcriptional repressor LexA has protein sequence MQVEARELLDANPLVSKESSSSDTVEIPLIGSVACGLPIYAEENIEAKISISKTLVKNVSDYFLLRASGDSMNKKGITSGDLLLIKQQQTANHGDLVVALIDDDATVKEFINNGDTIVLKPHSTNAKHQPIILTTDFRIQGIVEKVIKL, from the coding sequence TTGCAAGTTGAAGCTAGAGAATTACTGGACGCTAACCCATTGGTATCAAAAGAATCGAGCAGTAGTGATACTGTGGAAATCCCGTTGATTGGTTCTGTAGCCTGTGGTTTACCTATTTATGCTGAAGAAAATATTGAAGCTAAAATTTCTATATCTAAGACATTGGTTAAAAATGTAAGTGATTATTTTCTTTTAAGAGCTTCTGGTGATTCTATGAATAAAAAAGGCATTACTAGCGGAGATTTACTTTTAATAAAACAACAGCAAACTGCAAACCATGGCGATCTGGTGGTTGCTTTAATTGATGATGATGCTACCGTAAAGGAGTTTATAAATAATGGTGATACTATTGTGTTAAAACCTCATTCTACGAATGCAAAACATCAACCTATAATTCTAACTACGGATTTTAGAATACAAGGTATTGTCGAAAAAGTAATAAAATTATAA